CGAAGCCGATTTCAATCGCGTTTTATCACGCTGATCATACGTGATGCAAAAAGAGGCTTTTTCCGATCCCGTCACCCCATAATCCGCCCCCCGCTCAACTGCCTCACGACCCGCCGACTCAAGTGCATCCAGTGCATTGGGACAAACGCCCGCGCACATTCCGCACTGCACACAGCGATCTTCATCTATAACCGGCTGCCATTTTCTGGTTGCATCCCAAACCATGCTTATGCACGCCTTCGGACACACCGCAGCACAAAACCCGCACCCGATACACATATTGCGATCTACTATTGATTGTATTGTTTCGTTTTTCTGCATGATTAAATCCTTATCCACAACCGTTCACTTCATTCACTAGAGCAGA
Above is a genomic segment from Spartobacteria bacterium containing:
- a CDS encoding 4Fe-4S dicluster domain-containing protein, with product MQKNETIQSIVDRNMCIGCGFCAAVCPKACISMVWDATRKWQPVIDEDRCVQCGMCAGVCPNALDALESAGREAVERGADYGVTGSEKASFCITYDQRDKTRLKSASGGTSTALLKRLLESGAVDCVIAAKSVSGRIGAPILRR